TCCTGGCCGGCACTCAGCCCGGAATCGGCGAAGGTGTGGCTTTGCCTCCGCGGGAGGTCCTGGAGAGTGCTGGAGCAAACAACGACCAACCGCCGACGGAGGATGACATGATGAAGCTTTTCTTCTATCCCTCCGAGACcagcctcggcctcggccatGCCTGGTGGAAGCGTATCCACGAGCGAAACGTTGAAGGCGAACCCCGGAAGGGATATCTCACTGGGACCGGGGCTCAGTCGCAGCTCTCTGCGATTTTCAAATCCACCACTGATACTAGCACCTTCGATCGCTTGGTAGACATCAAGGCCCCGGTTCTTGTGACCAACGGCCATACGGACATCATGTCGCCCACCTCAAACAGTTTCGTCTTGCAGCAGGAGATTCCCAATGCCCAGCTGCATCTTTACCCTGACGCAGGGCACGGACATCTCTTCCAGGTGCCAGAGCTTTATGCAAAGCAGCTTGAGCTGTTCTTGAACAACTAAGTCCTCGGAAGTGCTAACTAGGTAGCGGGTGTCTGCATGTCGAGGACTGAAGGCTGAGCCCGTACGAGAGGGCGTCAGCCAACCTCCCGGACGAAGCCGTTGATACAACGATTGTTAGCTAGATTACTTTAGCCACTTTATTTGAATCTCTTAGTTTTAATGAAATCGAATTATCTGAATTTTTGAAAATCACTACATTAGtatttttctttcccccccGAATGTCTCGCAACCCGGGATATCTGAGGTTGTAGAGACTGTTGATCAAGATTTAGCAGCGGACTGCCGAGCACGGAAAAAATATTGCTTTCAAACAAACACTACACAGAAAGAGCGATTAATCTGTCTTCTTGCAATCCTGTTCGTCCTTATCCGCGGTACGGATCTTGTTCGTAATATCCGGCATGTGGACAAGAGGGGGGAGCAACGTATCCTGGATGTGTAAGTTAGCAAAACGAATGCGACTAGTCCTTCATGAATTGACAGGAAACTGCCTACCCATATAGTCGACCAGGCAAACGTCGAAGCCAGCCAAGTTATCAAGGCCCCCCCTCCTCCCGACCAAAGATGCTTCTTAGGGCTTGATCGGAGGGCGTTGTAGACAACGACCTGGGCATAGGAATTGACATCCATAGCACTTTTCTGCACCTCAGAGCCAGCCATTGCCGGCTCAATAACATCCTTTGCAGGGTAATAGAGAGAATCCTCGGGTAGATGCGGTGCACTTGCAAGGTTGTCGTGGAACTTGGTCCCAATTGAGCCAGTAGTGACGAGGATTACGCGGACTTTCCAAGGAGAGAACTCAATACGCATTTGGTCGGTCAAGATAGCAACTGCAGCTTTGCTTGCATTGTAATATCCTTGCCATGGGAGTGGCATCTTGCCCAGGACCGACCCAATGTTGATGATTGTTCCTTGAGAGGCGAACAAAAGCGGCGCAAACGCTTGAGTGACGGTGACGATAGCAAAGACGTTGACATCAAACATCTTCTTAGCGACTGACACATCCGAGTCCAATAAGGGCATACTGTATCCTATAGAATGATCAGCGTTTTATTGCCACAGATAAGCTGGTTTGAGGTACCTGTGCCCGAATTGTTGACCAGGAAGTCCAGATATCCACCCGTCGCAGCCTTGACGACGGACACTGCTTGTTCGATTGACTGTTCGTCGGTGACATCCAGTTGTACAATATCGAGACCCATGTCCTTGAGATGTTGGACTTTCGCGGTATTCCGAGCGCTGGCAAAAACTCAAAAGCCCTTCTTGTGGAAGGTTTGCGCAAGAGCATCGCCTATTCCTCCTTCACTGCAGCCTGTAATGAGAACCGTCCTCTGGCCCATGTTTGCGATGAATGGTTTGGCGGGCACTTGAAAGGTTGTTTAAGATATGTAATTGCAAGCAATCCTAATGAAGAATTGGAATAATGGATGGATCGACTACGGGGTCTCAATGCATACCGTCCCTCCGTAGATAAGCACGCATGCATTCATCACTCTCGATCCAGTGTCGTGGATGGCAAATTCCAGTGCAACCGGGCTGATGACGAGACATCCCCGGCTCCAACCACGCGCAAGCCAGTTATCGTCACAGCGTTACCCAGACCCATTTTTTGACGATCCAGTGGATTCGGCTCCAATCTTGGCGAGTACCGAGGGTTTTGAGAAAAGGGTTTACGGGGAAGATTAGTGATGTCTCCGATTGCCACCAGATCTGCTTCATCCCCACTTCGCCATTTAGCGGTTTTCTGCACACGAATTGGTCCTGTAAAGCGAGGACCTGTGAATTCCCTCTTCAAGTTAGTTTTATCCCTTTGGGGGTAGTCGCCCGGTACGCCATATTATCATCGCTGCCCGCCAGCACTGCTGAGTATATAAGGACCGCCCTCGCTGTTCCTgattctctctctttctaattccttctttctctccttccatccttctATATTCTGCACCCACGTGATTACAactccttgcccttgtctactttaataatatcagCGCCCGTTGCCTCCTTTTTTTAGTTAGAAATTATAGCTGTATCTTTTTCTTGTCTCTACTTCTGAATTCCCTGTCCTGTTAGCTTAGACTAACTCTTTACCTAAACTTTCTGCCCTTTCTACTCTATTctatctagtaaaataatttatattttcttattCTACCAGCTACTACTATTAGGgtatctatttatttaagatattatattaccTGCTGGTCTTCTATAGTATCTGTACTTTCGACTATCTTTATTTAAGAGGCTGATCCTCTAAATCCCCAGCAGGCTCTAACTAAGCCTAATTACGtgttatatataatatatactttgtctcttttctcttctttaaatattagcTGCCTATTCTGTacctttatttttatactactGCTTTCGCCCGGCtatactaatcttacttattatagattataattaaactgTCTGTATAGTAATAAGAGTCTCAggaaaatatatctaatagTATAAATACCTTAACTATAGCTATAAGTTAGAtctttatttagtatatatcaagatattattatttaagtttaaatACTTTTTTCTAGTCAGGTCCTTGTTTACTCTCTAAGGCTGAATAATTAGTGCAGCCTTCAGCTTGATAATTATAGTACAATATTAACCCGTGGTTTAGGTATCCCGGCTTGCTCCGCCAGCAGTCATAATCTAGGTCTTCCCTCAGGCATTAGTAATTTAGTAATTctagtattcttaatattcTTGGATACTATCAGATGACTCAGCGATACTGCATAAAATTATGCAGTAATAAAAGTTAATGAATCATTGAAAAGGTCTGGAGACTTCTATCTGACATATCTATTAAAAGTCATGAATATCATGAAAAGCActagattaatctattttataaatcAATTAATATTGATTTATAATTCAGAAAGATCTAGATTAAAGGTAAtcagctataaatatagctttaacCCTCTGGTTAactgaaaaaaaaacaagttattcttttatttctgatctatatctattattcttatccttttatctttttattattgaataataatatcaaCATAAGACCTCTGACTATCAGTCATGTGACTTATATGACCATCCATCCTATAAGTTCAACATTATCTGTCAGtagtattatagtatatatttcttataaaAGTCTGTTccctattatatagtattaggATTTTTTTGTGAGACTTATATACCCCTCTGCTGGTCTATACTTAATTACGAGGACCCCTTCTCTATTATACAGCATTAGGATCCCCCGTGAACCTCCTCCTTAGTTGTCTTATAGCTTCCTTATGAGTTGTCACTTGTAATGCCCCCTTATGTTGCTCTACTAAACTGCCTTACTCACTATCACTTATGTTACTTTGTTGTGTTTCAGATTATAGACCTGCGGCTGCGTGAATTCTAGTACATGAATCCGGATATAGTTTTGCAGCCTATATAAGATAGGCCTCTTTCCCAGAGAAACTTCTCTTCCTTAAGTCTTTTAAATTTttctatttagtatagttttCTCTTTACAGGTTCTCTATATTATCCTATCtttataagctttatatatcgGCCTGTCTTCACAAGCCTTCTTCCCTGCTCATCTTCCGGATCTTGATTACTGATTTTGCTGTTGTAGTCTTCGCAGAATACTTAAACATAATGTCTACTCCCTCTAACCTCGCGGCCATTACTACTACTGCTGATACCCTGTACTTTGCCCTCGCGGGCAGTAGTCAGTCCCCCTTCCCCCTCTCCAAAatagaggaagaagagccctCCGCAGAAGGAAGTAATACAAGTTTATATTCTGTCTCGCAGGCCTGACTAATAGTAATAGGTCCCTCCCGCGGAGAAAACCCCTGCCTCCGGGCCTGCTCCTACTCCTGCCCCCGCACTGGTATAGCCCCCGGTGGTCCTTGTACCACCTCTCACTATTACCCTTTATGGGGTGATGTATTTGATTAATAACATTCTAGCCTTCTCTAGTAATACTATACCTAGAACCTGGTAGGTCCCTGCAAGCGCCTGTATAGCTCAGGAATAAGGTAGAAAAGcaggtatatattataaaaatattattttcttagTCTATCTTACAGCTTTTTATCTGCTTTAatctaaattaaattaattatttctttctttataagatattccttataaagatctagatattatagatttataataagctctTCTATAGCCTCCTGCTATCTAATATACTTAACTAATACCTTCACAGGATCCTAGATCCCAGGATCTAGGATTacttctatataatattcctgtttatcttacttataaatcttattttaaacTATTCATGAGTATTTACTCCTTTTATCTTCTGGTACTTGCAgagtatagatatatagaaaatattatatatataaagcccGGCCGGTAAGGAGACctagtaaatatttatacttattcTTTTAATTATCCTTCGCGGGCCGGCCTGAAGTTAGTTAAACTTCTTGCTAGGCCTTATTCTAATTACTAATctagatatagtataagGTCCCTGGCCTTTAGGGTTGTTGCAAATAGTGTGAAATGGTGTAGTACACCTAATAAACAGAATAAAGAGTCATGAGACTTGGATTTCAAGAATTCAGGATagttaatagattaatactgAAGTTCTAATGTTATATCCTTCGCGAAGTAAAGAGGTTTCCTCGCGAGCTGAgtcagcttccagcttaTTCAGCTCTACCTCTCGCGAATACCCAGATAATCTTGCGGAGGGTCTTACAATAAGATAGTTAAtctatactagattattataattaacttCCTTTACTTTTCTATCTTCTTAATTCACTCTGCCTGTTTATAAAGCTTCTTTAGAGATAAGGCCTTAAGTCCTTATTATTACTgtaaagaatataaagtagTCTCAGAACtagtttataaagatatttataaagacttaGATTCTTCTTAGTACTATTTAAGGGCTTATAAAcctaattaagtattaaatattattattcctaatagattaaatataaagttaagtattaaaattataggGTCCTTAAtctttagaattattataaatagtataaaagaGTATAATATACCTAATAAAGAGAATAGAGAGTTATAAGACTTagattttaagaatttagaataattaatagattaatactaaaattctaatattatattctttataaagtaaagagATCTCCTTATAAGCTAAgtcagcttccagcttaCTCAGCTCAATCTTTTACAAATACCCAGGTTGTCCTGCGGAGGGTCTTACACCGACTGCCTCTAGATTACTATCTGGCTCAAGTAGAGAGCCTGGATATcttataactttaatagaAGTAGTATACTAACAAGACCtaggagaagctggatgaaACCTGTATATACTGGAACAGGTAGGCAACCTTTTTAAGGCTCCAAGGTAAGTCAAGTTCTATTATCTTACTGCCACTAAAACTAACCTGCTGGAGATCATGCGTATTATAAGTACTTAGTCTCACTCGCCCCAAgtactttattataaactaatccttagacatgcatacgggttgggttggggcgggtcgaggcctcaaggaacccaacccgcatgggtcaagaccttgctaaacccgccccgcaaatacccgcaggacccgcactaaacctaatacagtaattttattacctaagtaggatagggctaattataataaccctattttattactatactaggtttagtgcgggttctgcaggtttaaccctaacccgcgggttctagatagttgacccgaacccaaacccatgcgggttcggggcggatcgggttcaggattttggggcgggttgtgcatgtctactAATCCTAATAGTTATTCACCAGCCCCTGCTTCTTTtctataactaatattaactttCCGCAGGTTAACCTTATTCTAGACGCCCGTATCGGGGAATATATGATtagctataataaagtatagtCTTAACTAGATAGAAAGTGTCTCCTTGTCTAAATCTATTACCAAGACCTCatacttaaaaaaatactaagtTATAGAGAAGTGCTAAATCTACCCGGGGGGTTGCAGGCTCTGAAAACCTattttttactttataatcccatg
This sequence is a window from Aspergillus puulaauensis MK2 DNA, chromosome 6, nearly complete sequence. Protein-coding genes within it:
- a CDS encoding alpha/beta fold hydrolase (COG:S;~EggNog:ENOG410Q8XA;~InterPro:IPR000073,IPR029058;~MEROPS:MER0037236;~PFAM:PF12697,PF00561) gives rise to the protein MTTLQTVPTSFVSVNGLRIAYRRFGASSPLPLVYVTHLRGSMDTLDPLLFNGIAESREVIVYDSAGIGHSEGTVPDSIPEMVAVLVNLLAALEIPKADFIGFSMGGGIVQYLGYTYPQLVNKLVLAGTQPGIGEGVALPPREVLESAGANNDQPPTEDDMMKLFFYPSETSLGLGHAWWKRIHERNVEGEPRKGYLTGTGAQSQLSAIFKSTTDTSTFDRLVDIKAPVLVTNGHTDIMSPTSNSFVLQQEIPNAQLHLYPDAGHGHLFQVPELYAKQLELFLNN
- a CDS encoding uncharacterized protein (COG:Q;~EggNog:ENOG410PNP0;~InterPro:IPR036291,IPR002347,IPR020904;~PFAM:PF00106,PF13561;~go_function: GO:0016491 - oxidoreductase activity [Evidence IEA];~go_process: GO:0055114 - oxidation-reduction process [Evidence IEA]), whose translation is MGLDIVQLDVTDEQSIEQAVSVVKAATGGYLDFLVNNSGTGYSMPLLDSDVSVAKKMFDVNVFAIVTVTQAFAPLLFASQGTIINIGSVLGKMPLPWQGYYNASKAAVAILTDQMRIEFSPWKVRVILVTTGSIGTKFHDNLASAPHLPEDSLYYPAKDVIEPAMAGSEVQKSAMDVNSYAQVVVYNALRSSPKKHLWSGGGGALITWLASTFAWSTIWDTLLPPLVHMPDITNKIRTADKDEQDCKKTD